A portion of the Fusobacterium nucleatum genome contains these proteins:
- a CDS encoding metal ABC transporter permease — MSAGLTIQLIAILISVACSLLGVFLVLRSMSMLTDAISHTVLLGIVLSFFIIHKLDSPLLIVGATLTGLLTVYLVELITDTNLVKEDAAIGIVLSILFSIAVVLISKYTANIHLDIDAVLLGEIAFAPFHTKEIFGFKIANGIVNGVSILILNLLVITIFFKEIKISIFDRALALTLGLFPEVFHYLLMSLVSVTAVVSFDVVGATLMISFMIGPATIAYMISKSLRMMLIYSALIGAISSILGYHLAVLLDVSISGSIAVVIGIVFFIVLFGKRVKKII; from the coding sequence ATGAGTGCAGGATTAACAATACAATTAATTGCAATTTTAATATCAGTGGCTTGTTCATTATTAGGAGTATTTTTAGTTTTAAGATCTATGAGTATGCTTACAGATGCAATTAGCCACACAGTTTTGCTAGGAATTGTACTTTCATTTTTTATTATTCATAAATTAGATTCTCCTTTACTTATTGTAGGAGCGACTTTAACAGGGCTTTTAACTGTTTATTTGGTTGAACTCATAACTGATACTAATTTAGTAAAAGAAGATGCTGCAATAGGAATAGTTTTATCAATTTTATTTAGTATTGCTGTTGTTCTTATCTCTAAATACACAGCAAATATACATTTGGATATAGATGCAGTTTTATTAGGAGAGATAGCTTTTGCACCTTTTCATACAAAAGAAATATTTGGTTTTAAAATTGCTAATGGAATTGTGAATGGAGTTTCAATTTTAATTCTTAATTTATTAGTGATTACTATATTTTTTAAAGAAATAAAAATATCAATTTTTGACAGGGCATTAGCATTGACATTGGGTTTATTTCCAGAAGTATTTCATTACTTGTTAATGAGTTTAGTATCTGTAACAGCAGTAGTTTCTTTTGATGTTGTGGGAGCAACATTGATGATTTCTTTTATGATAGGACCAGCTACCATAGCTTATATGATTTCTAAGAGTTTAAGAATGATGTTAATTTATAGTGCTTTAATTGGGGCAATATCATCAATATTAGGTTATCATTTAGCAGTACTTTTAGATGTTTCAATTTCTGGTAGTATAGCAGTTGTAATTGGAATAGTATTCTTTATAGTACTATTTGGAAAGAGAGTAAAAAAAATAATATAG
- a CDS encoding metal ABC transporter ATP-binding protein, whose amino-acid sequence MNAIEIRNLTVAYGENIALENLNLDVEVGSLMALVGPNGAGKSTLIKTILKFLKQITGEIKINGKTLAYVPQRNSVDWDFPTTLFDVVEMGCYGRVGLFKRVNKEEKQKVLKAIEQVGMLDFKDRQISELSGGQQQRTFIARALVQEADIYLMDEPFQGVDSTTEKSIVNILKKLKSEGKTLIIVHHDLQTVPTYFESVTFINKTVIASGKVKEIYTQENIDKTYRK is encoded by the coding sequence ATGAATGCTATTGAAATTAGAAATTTAACAGTTGCTTATGGAGAAAATATAGCATTGGAGAATCTTAATTTAGATGTTGAAGTTGGGAGTTTGATGGCACTTGTAGGACCAAATGGTGCAGGAAAATCAACTCTTATTAAAACAATATTAAAATTTTTAAAACAAATAACTGGTGAAATAAAAATAAATGGGAAAACTTTAGCTTATGTTCCACAAAGAAATAGTGTTGATTGGGATTTTCCCACAACACTGTTTGATGTAGTTGAAATGGGTTGTTATGGCAGAGTTGGACTTTTTAAAAGAGTTAATAAAGAAGAAAAACAAAAAGTTTTAAAAGCAATAGAACAAGTTGGTATGCTAGACTTTAAAGATAGACAAATATCAGAGCTTTCAGGTGGACAACAACAAAGAACTTTTATTGCAAGAGCTTTAGTACAGGAAGCAGATATTTATCTTATGGATGAGCCTTTTCAAGGTGTTGATTCAACAACAGAAAAATCAATAGTAAATATATTAAAAAAATTAAAATCAGAGGGAAAAACTTTAATTATAGTACACCATGATTTACAAACTGTACCAACTTATTTTGAGTCTGTTACTTTTATAAATAAAACAGTTATTGCTAGTGGAAAAGTAAAGGAAATTTATACACAAGAAAATATAGACAAAACATATAGAAAATAA
- a CDS encoding MATE family efflux transporter, producing MKKIYDMTKGKIWTIILSFSLPLLGASLIQQLYNTADMIFVGNFVGKEATGAVGASSLLFTCIIGLFTGVSIGVGVAVSQKIGSKNLETASKVSHTAITFGIIGGIILTLVGFFSAEFLLTLMNTPKEIMYESVIYLKIYFLSMLPMILYNIGSGIIRSTGNSKTPFYILIIGGLTNVLANYIFIVVFKMGVSGVAIATTLSQTLTAVIVLTYLFKNKTAIKFKSSELKINFSLLKQILYFGLPAGIQSMLITFSNIIVQYYINGYGGDAVAAYATYFKLENFIWMPIVAIGQASMTFSGQNVGANNYKRVKKGALVAIFLSGGLSIVIATIILTFSHTFMRIFIKNEEIIYLGSQIALTTFPFYWLYSILEVLGSSLRGMGYSIVSMYITTICLCGVRISLLYLISKFNFDFKSVAYVYPMTWFFTASIFIIAFLKIINKKDYK from the coding sequence ATGAAAAAAATTTATGATATGACAAAAGGAAAAATTTGGACTATAATCCTTTCTTTTTCTTTGCCACTTCTCGGAGCAAGTTTAATTCAACAATTATATAATACAGCTGATATGATATTTGTTGGGAATTTTGTAGGCAAAGAGGCGACAGGAGCTGTCGGTGCAAGTAGTTTATTATTTACTTGTATTATTGGACTTTTTACAGGAGTTTCAATAGGAGTTGGAGTTGCTGTTTCTCAAAAAATTGGTTCTAAGAACTTAGAAACAGCTTCCAAAGTTTCTCATACTGCAATTACTTTTGGGATTATTGGAGGTATTATTTTAACCCTTGTTGGTTTCTTTTCTGCTGAGTTTTTATTAACTTTAATGAATACTCCAAAAGAAATAATGTATGAGTCTGTTATATATTTAAAAATTTATTTTTTAAGTATGTTGCCAATGATTTTATATAATATTGGTTCAGGAATTATTCGTTCAACTGGAAATTCAAAAACACCATTCTATATACTTATTATAGGTGGACTTACAAATGTACTTGCAAATTATATTTTTATAGTAGTATTTAAAATGGGAGTTTCAGGTGTTGCTATTGCCACAACTTTATCTCAAACATTGACTGCTGTCATTGTTTTAACATATCTATTTAAAAACAAAACTGCAATTAAATTTAAAAGCTCTGAGTTAAAAATAAATTTTTCTTTATTAAAACAAATTTTATACTTTGGTTTACCTGCTGGAATACAGTCAATGCTTATAACATTTTCAAATATAATTGTTCAATATTATATAAATGGCTATGGTGGAGATGCTGTTGCTGCTTATGCAACATATTTTAAATTAGAAAACTTTATTTGGATGCCAATAGTTGCAATAGGACAAGCTAGTATGACTTTTTCTGGACAAAATGTAGGAGCTAATAATTATAAAAGAGTAAAAAAAGGTGCTCTAGTTGCTATATTTTTATCAGGAGGGTTAAGTATAGTTATTGCAACAATAATATTAACTTTCTCACATACTTTTATGAGAATTTTTATAAAAAATGAGGAAATTATCTATCTAGGAAGTCAGATAGCTTTAACAACTTTCCCTTTCTACTGGTTATATTCTATATTAGAAGTTTTAGGTAGTTCTTTAAGAGGAATGGGATATTCAATAGTATCAATGTATATTACTACTATTTGTCTTTGTGGAGTTAGAATATCATTGCTTTATTTAATTTCAAAATTTAATTTTGATTTTAAATCAGTTGCCTATGTTTACCCTATGACTTGGTTTTTTACAGCAAGTATATTTATAATTGCTTTCTTAAAAATTATAAACAAAAAGGACTATAAATAG
- a CDS encoding SH3 domain-containing protein, whose product MRKLLLVILFLISSLSALAVRYVVDTKDGYANLREEANSKSKVIKKLKNNHEMVFWHEKGEWFCVGAEPDDKYSDMTDGYIHRSQIKLHPKTYTISSKDGYANVRNEAAANSHSIAELKNGTLVTKFEEKGEWWGIEFDSEDGTPFDYGYVHKSQLKKYVEKM is encoded by the coding sequence ATGAGAAAATTATTATTAGTTATACTATTCTTGATATCATCTTTATCAGCATTAGCTGTAAGATATGTTGTGGATACAAAAGATGGCTATGCAAATCTTAGAGAAGAAGCTAATTCAAAGTCTAAGGTTATAAAAAAATTAAAAAATAATCATGAAATGGTTTTTTGGCATGAAAAAGGAGAATGGTTTTGTGTTGGAGCTGAACCTGATGACAAGTATTCAGATATGACTGATGGTTATATCCACAGAAGTCAAATAAAACTACATCCAAAAACTTATACTATATCATCAAAAGATGGTTATGCTAATGTAAGAAATGAAGCAGCAGCAAACTCACATTCAATAGCAGAATTAAAAAATGGAACACTTGTTACAAAGTTTGAAGAAAAAGGAGAATGGTGGGGTATTGAATTTGATAGTGAAGATGGAACACCATTTGATTATGGATATGTACATAAAAGTCAATTAAAAAAATATGTAGAAAAAATGTAA
- a CDS encoding YbaK/EbsC family protein gives MSIEAARKHLEKYGLDNKIREFKESTATVEKAAKVNSCEPARIAKSLSFIINDIPAIIVVAGDAKINNQKFKAKFKTKAKMIAGNDVENLIGHPVGGVCPFGIKDNVKVYLDESMKRFETMLPACGTANSAIELTLEELEKASNYIEWIDVCQI, from the coding sequence ATGTCAATAGAAGCTGCTAGAAAACATTTAGAAAAATATGGTTTAGATAATAAAATAAGAGAATTTAAAGAATCAACAGCAACAGTTGAAAAAGCAGCAAAGGTTAATTCTTGTGAACCTGCTAGAATAGCAAAATCTTTGTCATTTATTATAAATGATATTCCAGCTATTATAGTTGTTGCAGGAGATGCAAAGATTAATAATCAAAAATTCAAAGCTAAATTTAAAACTAAGGCTAAGATGATAGCAGGCAATGATGTTGAAAATCTAATAGGTCATCCAGTTGGAGGAGTCTGTCCTTTTGGGATTAAAGATAATGTAAAGGTTTATTTAGATGAATCAATGAAAAGATTTGAAACTATGCTTCCAGCTTGTGGGACTGCAAATAGTGCCATTGAACTTACTCTTGAAGAACTTGAAAAAGCATCTAATTATATTGAATGGATAGATGTTTGTCAAATTTAA
- a CDS encoding NAD(P)H-dependent flavin oxidoreductase: protein MKELKGIKIGKYYIEKPIVQGGMGVGVSWDQLAGTVSKNGGLGTISGICTGYYDNLKYCKKVVNGRPIGADALNSREAMIELFKNARKICGDKPLACNILHALNDYSKIVEYALEAGANIIVTGAGLPLELPKLVESYPDVAIVPIVSSGRALKIICKKWQAAGRLPDAVIVEGPKSGGHQGVKADDLFIPEHQLESIVPEVKEERDKWGDFPIIAAGGIWDNDDIQKIMALGADAVQLGTRFIGTYECDASEEFKNILINAKKEDIVIVKSPVGYPGRAVKTNLIKNLTHDTPTIKCYSNCVTPCNLGEEARKVGFCIANCLSDSYNGKVDTGLFFSGENGYRIEKLVSVEDLINELMTSTKNTILAKVNSENIIENTVNF, encoded by the coding sequence ATGAAAGAACTAAAAGGAATAAAAATAGGAAAATATTATATAGAAAAACCAATAGTACAAGGTGGAATGGGTGTAGGAGTTAGTTGGGATCAATTAGCTGGAACTGTTTCAAAAAATGGTGGATTAGGAACAATAAGTGGAATTTGTACAGGATATTACGATAACTTAAAATATTGTAAAAAAGTTGTAAATGGTAGACCAATAGGTGCAGACGCATTAAATTCAAGAGAAGCTATGATAGAACTTTTTAAGAATGCTAGGAAAATTTGTGGAGATAAACCATTGGCTTGTAACATTTTACATGCACTTAATGATTACTCAAAAATTGTAGAATATGCCTTAGAAGCAGGGGCAAATATAATAGTTACAGGAGCAGGACTTCCTTTAGAATTACCTAAACTTGTAGAAAGTTATCCAGATGTTGCAATAGTTCCAATAGTTTCATCAGGAAGAGCTTTGAAAATAATTTGTAAAAAATGGCAAGCTGCAGGAAGATTACCTGATGCAGTTATAGTTGAAGGACCAAAAAGTGGTGGGCATCAAGGAGTAAAAGCTGATGATTTATTCATACCTGAACACCAATTAGAAAGTATAGTTCCAGAAGTAAAAGAAGAAAGAGATAAATGGGGAGATTTTCCAATAATTGCAGCAGGTGGAATTTGGGATAATGATGATATCCAAAAAATTATGGCACTTGGAGCGGATGCAGTACAATTAGGAACAAGATTTATTGGTACTTATGAATGTGATGCCAGTGAAGAGTTTAAAAATATTTTAATCAATGCTAAAAAAGAAGATATTGTTATAGTAAAATCTCCTGTTGGTTATCCAGGAAGAGCAGTAAAAACAAATCTTATAAAAAATTTAACTCATGATACCCCTACTATAAAATGTTATAGTAATTGTGTTACTCCTTGTAATTTAGGAGAAGAAGCAAGAAAAGTTGGTTTCTGTATAGCAAACTGTTTAAGTGATTCATACAATGGAAAAGTTGACACAGGACTATTTTTCTCAGGAGAAAATGGTTATAGAATAGAAAAATTAGTAAGTGTTGAGGATTTAATTAATGAGCTTATGACTTCAACTAAAAACACTATTTTAGCAAAAGTAAATTCAGAAAATATAATTGAAAATACTGTAAATTTTTAA
- a CDS encoding ATP-binding protein, with amino-acid sequence MLKKESELKNRSHYLEKLIEFKDTDFVKIITGIRRCGKSSLMKLMIKHLLENGVEKEQIIQINFESIEFKKMTVENLYNYVKSNLPKDKKAYLFFDEIQKILEWQDAINSFRVDFECDIYITGSNAFLLSSEYATYLAGRSVEIKVFPLSFIEFVDFHGYKIIEKKNLIGGISRKVENEDGETYEIKELFEAYMTFGGMPSLTEVPLELDKALTILDGIYSSVVIRDILEREKQRGRRQVTDSSLLRKIIMFLADNIGNNTSINSISNILLNEKLIETKPAVQTVQSYVSTLLEAYIFYEIKRFDIKGKEYLKTLGKYYIIDIGLRNYLLGFRNRDIGDIIENIVYFELLRRGYDVAIGKIGENEIDFIATNINTKIYIQVTENMTNSTIRERELAPFYKIQDNFEKIVITNDESYLGIQDGIKIIRLVDFLLDENIL; translated from the coding sequence ATGTTAAAAAAAGAAAGTGAACTAAAAAATCGTAGTCACTATTTAGAAAAACTTATTGAATTTAAAGATACTGATTTTGTAAAAATTATTACAGGCATTCGCCGTTGTGGAAAATCAAGTCTAATGAAATTAATGATAAAACACCTTTTAGAAAATGGAGTTGAAAAAGAACAGATTATACAAATAAATTTTGAGTCAATAGAATTTAAAAAAATGACTGTTGAAAACTTATATAATTATGTAAAAAGTAACTTACCAAAAGACAAAAAAGCTTATTTGTTTTTTGATGAAATTCAAAAAATTCTTGAATGGCAAGATGCTATAAACTCATTTAGAGTTGATTTTGAATGTGATATCTATATAACAGGTTCTAATGCTTTTTTGTTATCAAGTGAATATGCAACTTATTTAGCAGGAAGAAGTGTTGAGATTAAAGTTTTTCCTTTATCTTTTATTGAATTTGTTGATTTTCATGGATATAAGATTATTGAAAAGAAAAATTTAATAGGTGGTATAAGTAGAAAAGTTGAAAATGAAGATGGAGAAACTTATGAAATAAAAGAACTTTTTGAAGCATACATGACTTTTGGAGGAATGCCAAGTCTTACAGAAGTTCCTTTAGAGCTAGATAAGGCTTTAACTATTCTTGATGGGATTTATTCAAGTGTTGTGATAAGAGATATCTTAGAGCGTGAAAAACAAAGAGGTAGAAGACAAGTAACAGATTCAAGTTTACTTAGAAAAATTATAATGTTTTTAGCAGATAACATTGGAAATAATACCTCTATTAATTCTATTTCTAATATTTTACTAAATGAAAAATTAATAGAAACTAAACCTGCTGTTCAGACAGTACAGTCTTATGTTTCTACTCTTCTTGAGGCATACATATTTTATGAAATAAAAAGATTTGATATTAAAGGAAAAGAATATTTAAAAACACTAGGAAAATATTATATTATAGATATTGGTTTAAGAAATTATTTACTAGGATTTAGAAACAGAGACATAGGAGATATTATTGAAAATATTGTGTATTTTGAACTATTACGTCGTGGATATGATGTGGCAATAGGAAAAATAGGAGAAAATGAAATAGATTTTATAGCTACAAATATAAATACTAAAATTTACATACAAGTAACTGAAAATATGACTAATTCAACTATAAGAGAAAGAGAGCTAGCACCATTTTACAAAATTCAAGATAACTTTGAAAAAATAGTAATTACTAATGATGAAAGCTATCTAGGTATACAAGATGGAATTAAAATTATAAGATTAGTAGATTTTTTACTTGATGAAAATATATTATAG
- a CDS encoding metal ABC transporter permease encodes MAEILKLFFNSYTFKVVTLGCILLGVVSAIIGTFAVLKKESLLGDGVSHASLAGICLAFLITGKKELYILLLGALIIGLICIFLIHYTQLKSKVKFDSAIALMLSTFFGLGLVLLTYLKKIPGAKKAGLNRFIFGQASTLVVKDIYLIIVVGLILIFLVLLFWKEIKISIFQADYAKTLGINSSKINFLVSTMIVINVIIGIQIAGVILMTAMLVIPPVAAKQWSKKLSVVTLLSAIIGGISGAMGSIISTFDVALPTGPLIILVSGIFALISFLFSKKGIIARNYRIYIRNKKLKLEENKGDKE; translated from the coding sequence ATGGCAGAAATATTGAAGCTTTTTTTTAATAGTTATACTTTTAAAGTTGTTACACTCGGTTGTATTCTTTTAGGAGTTGTTAGCGCTATCATTGGGACTTTTGCAGTCTTAAAAAAGGAAAGTTTATTAGGGGATGGTGTATCCCATGCTTCACTTGCAGGAATATGCCTTGCTTTTTTAATTACTGGAAAAAAAGAATTATATATTTTACTTTTAGGAGCTCTGATAATAGGACTTATATGTATTTTTCTAATTCACTACACACAATTAAAATCAAAAGTAAAATTCGATAGTGCTATTGCCTTGATGTTATCAACATTTTTTGGACTTGGATTGGTGCTATTGACATATTTAAAAAAAATACCTGGTGCCAAAAAAGCTGGATTGAATAGATTTATTTTTGGACAGGCTTCTACATTAGTAGTAAAAGATATTTATTTGATAATAGTTGTTGGACTGATTTTAATATTTTTAGTGTTATTATTTTGGAAAGAAATAAAAATAAGTATATTTCAAGCAGATTATGCAAAAACACTTGGAATAAACAGTAGTAAAATAAATTTTTTAGTTTCTACTATGATAGTTATAAATGTTATTATTGGAATACAAATAGCAGGAGTAATTTTAATGACTGCAATGTTAGTTATACCACCTGTTGCTGCAAAGCAATGGAGTAAAAAACTGTCAGTTGTTACTCTTTTATCAGCAATAATTGGAGGTATTTCAGGAGCTATGGGTAGTATTATTTCCACATTTGATGTAGCTTTACCAACAGGACCATTAATAATATTAGTATCTGGAATTTTTGCTTTAATTAGTTTTTTATTTTCAAAAAAAGGTATAATTGCTAGAAATTATAGAATTTATATAAGAAATAAAAAATTGAAATTAGAAGAAAATAAAGGTGATAAAGAATGA
- a CDS encoding DMT family transporter has protein sequence MQENHKYNIYMFIATIFFGMTYVLTKICLKYSTEFHIISFRFLIAFVVSLIFLQKKIFPVKRTEFLYSLLLGALLFLVFIAMTIGVKYTTATNASFLISLSVIFIPFFSWFFNKEKPKKRIFVVLIIALIGIILLTLDKNLEFHIGDILCLICATLFTFYVIMTEKIVKNNNPTALGVLQFGWVFLFSFLVQYPIESFVIPKNKFFWLSMVLLGIFCTAFGYIAQTIAQKNLSSTVVGFILSLEPVFSGIFGYFFLNEYLSFQQYIGAFLLLISVIYVSVKN, from the coding sequence ATGCAAGAAAATCATAAATATAATATTTATATGTTTATTGCCACTATCTTTTTTGGAATGACCTATGTTTTAACAAAAATATGTTTAAAATATTCAACAGAATTTCATATAATAAGCTTTAGATTTTTAATAGCTTTTGTAGTATCATTAATTTTTTTACAGAAAAAAATATTTCCAGTAAAAAGAACAGAATTTCTTTACTCTCTTCTTTTGGGAGCATTATTGTTTTTAGTTTTTATAGCAATGACTATTGGAGTAAAATATACTACTGCAACTAATGCAAGTTTTTTAATAAGTTTATCAGTTATTTTTATTCCATTTTTTTCTTGGTTCTTTAATAAAGAAAAACCTAAGAAAAGGATTTTTGTTGTACTTATTATTGCACTTATAGGAATTATACTATTAACATTAGATAAAAATTTAGAATTTCATATTGGAGATATCCTTTGTCTAATTTGTGCTACTCTTTTTACATTTTATGTAATAATGACTGAGAAAATTGTAAAAAATAATAATCCAACAGCTTTAGGGGTATTACAATTTGGTTGGGTTTTTCTATTTTCTTTTTTAGTTCAATATCCAATAGAAAGTTTTGTGATTCCAAAAAATAAATTTTTCTGGCTATCTATGGTATTGTTAGGTATTTTTTGTACAGCTTTTGGATATATAGCTCAAACTATTGCACAAAAAAATTTATCTTCCACGGTGGTAGGATTTATTTTATCTTTAGAACCAGTTTTTTCAGGAATTTTTGGATATTTCTTTTTAAATGAATATTTGAGTTTTCAACAATATATAGGAGCTTTTTTGTTATTAATATCTGTTATTTATGTTTCTGTAAAAAATTAG
- the hutG gene encoding formimidoylglutamase yields MEWNGRVDGYDEDILRIHQVIQVKNLDELMENDYTGKKVCFVSYNSNEGIRRNNGRLGAADGWKHLKTALSNFPIFDTDIKFYDLKDPVDVKAGKLEEAQQELAEVVAKLKSKDYFVVCMGGGHDIAYGTYNGILSYAKTQTKDPKVGIISFDAHFDMREYNKGANSGTMFYQIADDCKREGIKFDYNVIGIQRFSNTKRLFDRAKSFGVTYYLAEDILKLSDLNIKPILERNDYIHLTICTDVFHITCAPGVSAPQTFGIWPNQAIGLLNTIAKTKKNLTLEVAEISPRYDYDDRTSRLIANLIYQVILKHFDCEIN; encoded by the coding sequence ATGGAATGGAATGGACGTGTTGATGGTTATGATGAAGATATACTGAGAATACATCAAGTCATACAAGTTAAAAATTTAGATGAATTAATGGAAAATGATTATACAGGAAAAAAAGTATGTTTTGTTAGCTATAATTCTAATGAAGGAATAAGAAGAAATAATGGAAGATTAGGAGCTGCCGATGGTTGGAAACATTTAAAGACAGCATTATCTAATTTTCCAATATTTGATACAGATATAAAATTTTATGATTTAAAAGACCCAGTTGATGTAAAAGCAGGAAAACTAGAAGAAGCTCAACAAGAATTAGCAGAAGTAGTTGCTAAGTTAAAATCAAAAGACTATTTTGTTGTATGTATGGGAGGAGGGCATGATATTGCTTATGGTACATATAATGGAATTTTATCTTATGCAAAAACTCAAACAAAAGATCCTAAAGTTGGGATAATAAGTTTTGATGCTCACTTTGACATGAGAGAATATAATAAAGGTGCAAACTCTGGAACAATGTTTTATCAAATAGCTGATGACTGTAAAAGAGAAGGCATAAAATTTGACTATAATGTTATAGGTATACAAAGATTTTCAAACACAAAAAGACTATTTGATAGAGCTAAAAGTTTTGGAGTAACATATTATTTAGCAGAAGATATTTTAAAATTGAGTGATTTAAATATAAAGCCAATCTTGGAAAGAAATGATTATATACATTTAACTATTTGTACAGATGTATTTCATATAACTTGTGCACCTGGAGTAAGTGCCCCACAAACATTTGGTATTTGGCCAAATCAAGCAATAGGACTTTTGAATACTATTGCTAAAACTAAAAAAAACTTAACATTGGAAGTTGCTGAAATCAGTCCAAGATATGACTATGATGATAGAACTTCAAGACTTATTGCAAATTTAATTTATCAAGTAATATTAAAACATTTTGATTGTGAAATAAATTAG
- a CDS encoding metal ABC transporter solute-binding protein, Zn/Mn family → MKKIFKLLTVMMISLFIVACGEKKEEVGTSNEIQKIKVTTTLNYYQNLIEEIGGDKVEVIGLMKEGEDPHLYVATAGDVEKLQNADLVVYGGLHLEGKMTDIFANLSNKYILNLGDQLDKSLLHKEDENTYDPHVWFNTKFWAIQAKSVADKLSEILPENKDYFENNLQVYLKSLDEATEYIQAKINEIPEESRYLITAHDAFAYFAEQFGLQVKAIQGVSTDSEIGTKQIEDLANFIVEHNIKAIFVESSVNHKSIEALQEAVKAKGGNVEIGGELYSDSMGDKENNTETYIKTIKANADTISNALK, encoded by the coding sequence ATGAAAAAAATATTTAAATTATTAACTGTTATGATGATTTCTTTATTTATTGTTGCTTGTGGAGAAAAAAAAGAAGAAGTTGGAACTTCTAATGAAATACAAAAAATAAAAGTGACAACAACTTTGAATTATTATCAAAATTTAATAGAAGAAATTGGTGGAGATAAAGTTGAAGTTATAGGACTTATGAAAGAAGGAGAAGACCCTCATCTATATGTAGCAACAGCAGGAGATGTAGAAAAATTACAAAATGCTGATTTAGTTGTTTATGGAGGATTACATCTTGAAGGAAAAATGACAGATATATTTGCAAACTTATCTAATAAATATATTTTAAACTTAGGAGATCAATTAGATAAATCACTTTTACATAAAGAAGATGAAAATACTTATGACCCACATGTTTGGTTTAATACAAAATTCTGGGCTATACAAGCTAAATCTGTTGCTGATAAATTGAGTGAAATATTACCTGAAAATAAAGATTATTTTGAAAATAATTTACAAGTTTATTTAAAGTCTTTAGATGAAGCAACTGAATATATACAAGCTAAAATAAATGAAATTCCAGAAGAATCAAGATATTTAATCACAGCACATGACGCATTTGCATACTTTGCTGAACAATTTGGTTTACAAGTAAAAGCTATACAAGGTGTTTCAACTGATTCTGAAATTGGAACTAAACAAATTGAAGATTTAGCTAATTTTATAGTTGAACACAATATAAAAGCTATTTTTGTTGAATCTTCTGTAAATCATAAAAGTATAGAAGCCTTACAAGAAGCTGTAAAAGCAAAAGGTGGAAATGTAGAAATAGGTGGGGAACTTTATTCAGATTCTATGGGAGACAAAGAAAATAATACAGAAACATATATAAAAACAATAAAAGCAAATGCTGATACTATATCAAATGCTTTAAAATAG